Proteins from a genomic interval of Beijerinckia indica subsp. indica ATCC 9039:
- a CDS encoding VOC family protein codes for MRIDEGDGMAVQLNHTIVWSSDQTMSARFLAEILGRPAPTRFGHFDVVELDNGVSLDFADAKGSIHPQHYAFLISDADFDAVLSRIRERGLEYWADPMRHRPGEINHNNGGRGVYFPDPDGHFLEVITRPYGSSAAEPVASG; via the coding sequence TTGCGTATCGACGAGGGCGACGGCATGGCTGTTCAACTCAACCACACCATCGTCTGGTCGTCCGACCAGACGATGTCCGCTCGGTTCCTGGCCGAGATACTGGGTCGGCCAGCGCCAACTCGCTTCGGCCATTTCGACGTGGTGGAACTCGACAACGGTGTCTCTCTCGACTTCGCCGACGCAAAAGGCTCGATCCACCCACAGCACTACGCCTTCCTGATCAGCGATGCGGATTTTGACGCTGTTCTCAGCCGCATCCGCGAGCGAGGGCTTGAATACTGGGCCGACCCGATGCGCCACCGCCCGGGCGAGATCAACCACAACAATGGTGGGCGGGGTGTCTACTTCCCCGACCCCGATGGCCATTTCCTGGAAGTTATCACTCGGCCCTACGGGAGCAGTGCGGCTGAGCCCGTTGCGTCGGGCTGA
- a CDS encoding SDR family NAD(P)-dependent oxidoreductase, with protein sequence MADSFGATSTTDDVLAGVSLHGRRVLVTGVSAGLGVETARVLAAHGAHVVGAARDLQKAEAATTQVRTDAAKGGGTFEIVELDLADLASVRACADALNTRLAPFDLVIANAGVMATPFGHTKDGFETQFGTNHLGHFMLINRIAGSMKDGARLVNLASSGHRFSDVNLDDPNFEHTPYEPFAAYGRSKTANILFAVAFDRRHRERGVRATAVHPGGIRTELARHMPPGQLEAMVAQINEQAAANGKPPLEFKTIPQGAATSVWAGVVAKADAVGGHYCENCHVSHIVPDDQPIGLLDEGVRAYALDPQHAEALWAKSEAMTGETF encoded by the coding sequence ATGGCAGATTCTTTCGGCGCGACTTCCACGACCGACGACGTGCTCGCGGGCGTATCCCTCCATGGCAGACGCGTGCTCGTGACCGGCGTGTCCGCTGGCCTCGGGGTCGAGACCGCGCGGGTCCTGGCGGCGCATGGCGCCCATGTCGTCGGCGCGGCGCGCGATCTGCAAAAAGCGGAGGCGGCGACCACCCAGGTGCGGACCGACGCCGCAAAAGGCGGTGGGACGTTCGAGATCGTCGAACTCGACCTCGCCGATCTGGCGAGCGTGCGCGCCTGCGCCGATGCGCTGAACACCAGATTAGCCCCTTTCGATCTGGTCATCGCCAATGCGGGGGTCATGGCCACGCCGTTCGGACATACAAAAGATGGGTTCGAAACGCAGTTCGGCACCAACCATCTCGGCCATTTCATGCTGATCAACCGAATCGCCGGCTCGATGAAGGATGGCGCACGGCTCGTGAATCTTGCTTCTTCCGGGCATCGCTTTTCCGATGTCAATCTTGACGATCCGAATTTCGAGCATACGCCTTACGAGCCCTTCGCCGCCTATGGCCGCTCGAAAACCGCCAATATCCTGTTCGCGGTCGCTTTCGACCGGCGCCATCGCGAGCGTGGGGTCAGGGCAACAGCCGTGCATCCAGGCGGTATCAGGACCGAGCTGGCGCGGCACATGCCGCCGGGCCAGCTCGAAGCAATGGTCGCTCAGATCAATGAACAGGCCGCCGCCAATGGCAAGCCTCCCCTTGAATTCAAGACAATCCCGCAAGGTGCGGCAACCTCGGTATGGGCTGGCGTCGTCGCAAAGGCCGATGCGGTAGGCGGTCATTATTGCGAGAACTGCCATGTCAGTCACATCGTCCCTGACGATCAACCGATCGGCCTGCTCGATGAAGGCGTGCGGGCTTATGCGCTCGATCCCCAACACGCCGAAGCGCTTTGGGCCAAAAGCGAGGCCATGACCGGCGAGACATTCTGA
- a CDS encoding IS1182 family transposase: MIGPRQVEQGVLFYNFSLDVHVPPDHLLRAIDRFVDLSDLRQELAPFYSATGRPSVDPELMMRMLIIGYCCGIRSERRLCEEVHLNLAYRWFCRLGLEGRVPDHSTFSKNRHGRFRECDLLRRLFETVLQRCIEEGLVGGEGFAIDGSLIKADASRQTCVPGAEGLPADTMSRAVEEYLTVLDDAAFGAATSVKPKFISPADPAARWTGAQGGPAYFAYTVNYLIDTDHAIIVDVEPTTAIRQAEVTAAKRMIERTMARFELYPESLAGDTGYGSGEMLGWLVYEQGIEPHIPVFDKSTRTDGTFSRGDFVYDHEGDVYFCPAGKMLTSKGTLVNDGATLLYLASKYDCDECALKSRCCPNTPARKVPRSIYEGARDMARDILQSKEGRTSQRLRKKVEMLFAHLKRILHLDRLRLRGPNGARDEFHLAATAQNLRKLAKLIPIPQPKPV, translated from the coding sequence ATGATCGGACCGCGGCAAGTCGAGCAAGGGGTACTCTTCTATAATTTCTCGCTCGATGTTCATGTGCCGCCGGACCATTTGCTGAGAGCGATCGACCGCTTTGTCGACCTTTCGGATTTGCGGCAGGAGCTGGCGCCTTTTTACAGCGCGACGGGCCGTCCTTCCGTAGATCCCGAACTCATGATGCGGATGCTAATCATCGGCTATTGCTGCGGCATTCGTTCGGAACGACGCCTCTGTGAGGAGGTCCATTTGAACCTCGCTTATCGCTGGTTCTGCCGTCTGGGCCTTGAGGGCCGTGTTCCTGATCATTCCACTTTCTCGAAGAATCGTCATGGCCGTTTTCGTGAGTGCGATCTGCTGCGACGTCTGTTCGAGACTGTCCTGCAGCGCTGTATCGAGGAAGGCCTGGTCGGAGGAGAAGGCTTCGCCATTGATGGTAGCCTCATCAAAGCCGATGCCAGCCGTCAGACTTGTGTGCCGGGAGCCGAAGGGTTGCCAGCGGATACAATGAGCCGGGCCGTAGAGGAATATCTCACAGTGCTTGACGATGCCGCTTTCGGCGCCGCAACATCCGTAAAGCCGAAGTTCATTTCTCCAGCCGACCCAGCGGCCCGCTGGACGGGCGCTCAGGGAGGACCGGCCTATTTTGCCTATACAGTCAATTATCTGATCGACACGGATCATGCGATCATCGTGGATGTCGAACCGACCACGGCCATTCGCCAAGCCGAAGTCACGGCAGCCAAACGCATGATTGAGCGGACGATGGCCCGTTTCGAGCTTTATCCAGAGAGCCTTGCTGGCGACACGGGCTATGGCTCCGGCGAGATGCTCGGCTGGCTCGTTTACGAGCAGGGGATCGAGCCGCACATTCCCGTCTTCGACAAATCCACCCGGACTGATGGAACCTTTTCGCGTGGCGATTTCGTCTATGATCATGAAGGCGATGTCTATTTCTGTCCTGCAGGAAAGATGCTCACGAGCAAGGGAACATTGGTAAATGATGGTGCAACGCTGCTCTATCTTGCCAGCAAGTATGATTGTGATGAGTGCGCCCTGAAATCGCGCTGTTGTCCCAACACACCCGCGCGCAAGGTGCCACGATCCATCTACGAGGGCGCGCGTGATATGGCCCGCGATATCTTGCAGTCGAAGGAGGGCCGGACATCACAGCGTCTGCGCAAAAAGGTCGAGATGCTGTTTGCCCATCTCAAACGGATCTTGCACCTCGATCGGCTCCGATTGCGCGGGCCAAATGGGGCGCGGGATGAATTCCATCTCGCAGCCACAGCCCAGAACTTGAGGAAGCTCGCCAAGCTCATCCCAATACCACAGCCAAAACCAGTATAA
- a CDS encoding tetratricopeptide repeat protein yields the protein MRQNQKCLAARAIAHVGRVRFGLIALSAGALAGCGANGISGMHGTGVAEVANQSPQEASANLASLSDVVSRNPRSSEAYDTRGVAYAKLGKYSEAISDFSQAIKLDPNNAPAYTNRALAYRQSNRNDAALADFNRAIEVNPRHAPAYLGRANLLRVQGNLDEAKSDLDQAIKLNPENAQAFHARGLIYQREGNQPQAITDFDNAIDRDPFAGAPYLARGQSLIATGKYDKAIEDFNAALHVDNKNPDAWAGLGLAYEKSGNRTKAAESYQRALTFDPSNGLAKEGSSRVGRG from the coding sequence ATGCGACAGAACCAGAAATGCCTTGCTGCGCGGGCTATCGCGCATGTTGGTCGCGTCCGCTTCGGCCTTATCGCCTTGAGCGCTGGAGCGCTGGCCGGATGCGGTGCCAACGGCATTTCCGGCATGCATGGCACTGGTGTTGCCGAAGTCGCGAACCAGTCCCCGCAAGAGGCTTCCGCCAATCTCGCTTCGCTCAGCGATGTCGTTTCCCGCAATCCGCGCAGTTCGGAAGCCTATGACACGCGTGGCGTGGCCTATGCCAAGCTTGGCAAATATTCCGAGGCGATCAGCGATTTCTCGCAGGCGATCAAGCTCGATCCGAATAATGCCCCAGCCTATACCAATCGCGCGCTCGCCTATCGGCAGAGCAACCGTAACGATGCCGCGCTGGCTGACTTCAACCGCGCGATCGAGGTCAATCCCCGTCATGCGCCGGCCTATCTCGGCCGCGCCAATCTGCTGCGCGTCCAGGGCAATCTAGACGAGGCGAAATCCGATCTCGATCAGGCGATCAAGCTCAATCCCGAAAACGCCCAAGCTTTTCATGCGCGCGGCCTGATCTATCAGCGCGAAGGCAATCAGCCGCAAGCCATTACCGATTTCGACAATGCCATTGACCGCGATCCCTTTGCCGGCGCGCCCTATCTGGCGCGCGGCCAAAGCCTCATCGCGACCGGCAAATATGACAAGGCGATCGAGGATTTCAACGCGGCCTTGCATGTCGATAATAAGAATCCCGACGCTTGGGCCGGGCTTGGTCTGGCTTATGAAAAATCGGGTAATCGCACCAAGGCAGCGGAATCCTATCAAAGGGCGCTGACCTTCGACCCCAGCAACGGCCTCGCCAAGGAAGGCTCGAGCCGCGTCGGGCGGGGGTGA
- a CDS encoding RrF2 family transcriptional regulator has protein sequence MAHLTISVEYGIHCLLWLVGSGDTAMSIRELAELQGISPSFLAKIFPKLEKAGIVAASEGVRGGYRLGRSPEEISFLDIVDAIEGHKPLFDCQEVRERCALFAGKPPEWAMKGVCAIHGVMLQAEKAMRDSLASQTLADVAATFGRKAPDAFLKDVRAWVDDHAADRTGRRDKPAKDAPS, from the coding sequence ATGGCACATCTGACAATCAGCGTAGAATATGGCATCCATTGCTTGCTGTGGCTCGTCGGCTCCGGCGATACTGCGATGAGCATTCGAGAGCTGGCCGAGCTCCAGGGTATTTCGCCCAGCTTCCTTGCGAAGATTTTTCCCAAACTTGAAAAGGCCGGTATCGTCGCCGCGAGCGAGGGAGTGCGCGGGGGCTACCGCCTCGGCCGCTCCCCCGAAGAGATCAGCTTTCTCGACATTGTCGACGCCATCGAAGGGCATAAGCCGCTGTTCGACTGTCAGGAGGTGCGCGAGCGTTGTGCGCTTTTTGCGGGAAAGCCGCCGGAATGGGCGATGAAAGGCGTTTGCGCCATCCATGGCGTCATGCTGCAGGCGGAAAAGGCGATGCGTGACAGTCTCGCAAGCCAGACCCTCGCGGATGTGGCGGCCACATTCGGTCGCAAGGCGCCCGATGCTTTCTTGAAAGACGTTCGTGCCTGGGTGGACGATCACGCTGCTGATCGCACTGGCAGGCGCGACAAGCCGGCCAAGGATGCGCCGAGCTAG
- a CDS encoding L,D-transpeptidase family protein has translation MIMDGEIANASERDDVALLGLRSELLNRRSFLFGSAVSLGALGLAGCATTDDAMIRAEAAKLYGPVPDKKFPIPAVDVAKIDPKYYRRTVRYDTHEAPGTIIIDPGNYYVYRIEGDGNATRYGANVGRKGFLWSGEAYVGRKGEWATWTPPKEMIERQPEARKYAGGMPGGLDNPLGARTLYLYQKGVYTLYTIYSTSDPESIGTGVTSGCTGLLTQDMLDLYSRTPVNTKVIVLPA, from the coding sequence ATGATCATGGACGGTGAGATTGCCAACGCCAGCGAGAGGGACGACGTAGCTCTGCTTGGGCTTCGGTCGGAGCTTCTCAACCGCCGGTCGTTTCTGTTCGGCTCTGCCGTCAGTCTCGGCGCGCTTGGGTTAGCCGGTTGCGCGACAACCGACGACGCCATGATCCGCGCCGAGGCGGCGAAGCTCTACGGGCCAGTGCCCGACAAGAAATTCCCGATCCCGGCGGTCGATGTCGCCAAGATCGATCCGAAATATTATCGCCGGACAGTGCGCTACGACACCCATGAAGCGCCCGGCACGATCATCATCGATCCCGGCAATTACTATGTTTACCGCATCGAAGGCGATGGAAACGCCACCCGCTATGGCGCCAATGTCGGCCGTAAGGGGTTCCTGTGGAGCGGTGAGGCTTACGTCGGGCGCAAGGGGGAATGGGCGACCTGGACCCCACCCAAGGAGATGATCGAGCGCCAGCCCGAGGCGCGCAAATATGCCGGCGGCATGCCGGGAGGTCTCGACAATCCGCTCGGCGCCCGCACACTCTATCTCTATCAGAAAGGTGTGTACACGCTCTACACGATTTACAGCACCAGCGACCCCGAATCGATCGGGACCGGCGTGACGAGCGGCTGTACCGGCCTCCTCACTCAGGACATGCTCGACCTCTATTCACGAACGCCAGTCAATACGAAGGTGATCGTCCTGCCGGCGTAG
- the grxC gene encoding glutaredoxin 3, with the protein MAEIEIYTTPTCDYCASAKKLFAKKGVTYTEIDVSGSKDLRKAMTKRANGGDTVPQIFIDGKHIGGYDDMYALDRKGLLDPMLGKTA; encoded by the coding sequence ATGGCCGAAATTGAAATTTATACAACACCGACCTGCGACTATTGCGCGAGCGCGAAAAAGTTATTTGCCAAGAAAGGCGTGACCTATACGGAAATCGACGTTTCGGGGTCGAAAGATCTGCGCAAGGCCATGACTAAGCGAGCCAATGGCGGCGACACGGTCCCGCAAATCTTCATCGATGGCAAGCATATCGGTGGCTACGACGATATGTATGCGCTGGACCGCAAGGGCTTGCTCGATCCGATGCTCGGCAAGACCGCATAA
- a CDS encoding copper-binding protein yields the protein MSLRLLFTSAAIACLVFAAPASCFAAQLFHGEVRAVDAAQGKITLKHEPIRKLDMEEGMTMVYRIKEPSLLQGVVPGEHVLFDAEKVDGRFTVTHLEKAK from the coding sequence ATGTCTCTCCGTCTTCTTTTTACCTCCGCCGCAATCGCTTGTCTGGTATTTGCCGCCCCCGCTTCCTGCTTCGCCGCGCAGCTTTTTCACGGCGAAGTCCGAGCCGTCGATGCCGCGCAAGGCAAGATCACGCTCAAACATGAGCCGATCCGCAAGCTCGACATGGAGGAGGGCATGACCATGGTCTATCGGATCAAGGAGCCGAGCCTCCTCCAGGGTGTCGTCCCGGGCGAGCACGTTCTTTTCGATGCCGAGAAAGTGGACGGGCGTTTCACCGTCACCCATCTTGAAAAGGCGAAATAA
- the rpsU gene encoding 30S ribosomal protein S21, producing MQVLVRDNNVDQALKALKKKMQREGIFREMKLRGYYEKPSEKRAREKAEAVRRARKLARKKMQREGLLPMKPKPMPGMR from the coding sequence GTGCAAGTTCTCGTTCGCGACAATAATGTCGATCAGGCTCTCAAAGCGCTCAAGAAGAAGATGCAGCGTGAGGGCATTTTCCGCGAGATGAAGCTTCGCGGTTATTACGAGAAGCCTTCGGAAAAGCGTGCGCGTGAAAAGGCTGAAGCCGTGCGGCGCGCCCGCAAATTGGCGCGCAAAAAGATGCAGCGCGAAGGTCTGCTGCCCATGAAGCCGAAGCCCATGCCCGGCATGCGCTGA
- a CDS encoding TetR/AcrR family transcriptional regulator → MAEEKTSHRRPRRDGLLNREKLIEVAKSAFRAGEADIRFDDIARRAGVGIGTLYRHFPNRDALIEAVYRAELDRLAQAAKRLAETYPPVEALREWMLLFVDYIAAKQLIAPALNSLVSDCSSALYAASGEVIKTAIHDLVGRAVQNGDVRSDLEPLDLLRALVGVSNVAADPGWEASAKRLVDILIAGSRPVV, encoded by the coding sequence TTGGCAGAAGAAAAAACATCGCATCGCCGCCCGCGCCGTGACGGACTCCTCAACCGGGAGAAACTTATCGAGGTTGCGAAATCGGCGTTTCGGGCGGGAGAGGCAGATATTCGTTTCGACGACATTGCGCGTCGTGCTGGCGTGGGGATCGGCACGCTATATCGCCATTTTCCCAATCGGGATGCGCTGATCGAAGCCGTCTATCGTGCCGAGCTGGACAGACTGGCCCAGGCGGCGAAGAGGCTTGCTGAAACCTATCCGCCGGTCGAGGCCCTGCGCGAATGGATGCTATTGTTTGTGGATTACATCGCCGCCAAACAGCTTATTGCACCCGCACTCAATTCCCTCGTTAGCGATTGTTCGTCTGCCCTCTATGCCGCATCAGGCGAGGTCATCAAGACGGCCATTCATGACTTGGTGGGGCGCGCTGTTCAGAATGGCGACGTACGGTCTGATCTGGAGCCGCTGGATTTGCTGCGCGCGCTGGTGGGTGTCTCGAATGTTGCCGCCGATCCAGGTTGGGAAGCGAGTGCCAAACGGCTCGTCGATATCTTGATCGCAGGGTCCCGGCCAGTGGTCTGA
- a CDS encoding NAD(P)/FAD-dependent oxidoreductase, with translation MTQKIIIAGSGFAGLWAALAAARAVSLAGKDGEVEVIVVSPTPNVTIRPRLYEAALVNMRPDIAPLLDAVGVRHIAGRVEAIDAKSRQITVTTANGARETLAYDRFILAAGSQTFRPPVPGLADYGFETDQLASAQKLHTHLKALAGLPETEARNTVVIAGGGLTGLETATEMPGRLRASLGPDATLRVIIVDNAEPVGASLGAEALPFIEEALAEDGVETRPGARVASIDADGVTLSSGERIATNTVVWTAGMRASPLAAQLPGEHDQLGRVVGDAYLRAPEAEGIFVTGDTVKVATDDQGNFNVMSCQHAMSLGRVAGYNAAAELVGLPLHPYSQPKYVTCLDLGPWGALYTEGWDRQVRFTRADGKKIKQDINTVWIYPPKPDRDTVFAIANPDYVIVP, from the coding sequence ATGACACAGAAAATTATCATTGCAGGTTCTGGTTTTGCCGGATTGTGGGCTGCCCTTGCAGCGGCACGCGCTGTTTCATTGGCTGGCAAGGATGGCGAGGTCGAGGTGATCGTCGTGTCCCCGACGCCCAATGTCACAATCCGTCCACGCCTCTATGAGGCGGCGCTTGTCAATATGAGGCCCGATATCGCACCGCTTCTGGACGCTGTGGGGGTTCGGCATATTGCGGGACGGGTTGAGGCCATCGATGCCAAGTCCCGGCAAATCACGGTCACGACAGCCAATGGCGCGCGCGAAACGCTTGCCTACGATCGTTTCATCCTCGCGGCGGGAAGCCAGACGTTCCGGCCCCCTGTTCCAGGTCTTGCCGATTATGGCTTCGAGACCGACCAACTCGCATCGGCACAGAAGCTTCACACGCATCTGAAAGCGCTCGCTGGCCTGCCGGAAACAGAGGCTCGCAACACAGTTGTTATCGCGGGCGGAGGTTTGACGGGACTCGAGACCGCGACAGAGATGCCGGGCCGGCTCCGCGCATCGCTCGGGCCGGACGCAACCCTTCGCGTCATCATCGTCGACAATGCAGAGCCGGTCGGCGCTTCGCTGGGCGCCGAGGCATTGCCCTTTATCGAGGAAGCCCTGGCTGAGGACGGCGTCGAAACAAGGCCCGGCGCGCGCGTGGCCTCGATCGACGCCGATGGAGTTACATTATCTTCCGGCGAGCGGATCGCCACAAACACGGTCGTATGGACTGCCGGCATGCGCGCAAGCCCGCTCGCGGCGCAATTGCCCGGAGAACACGACCAGCTCGGACGTGTGGTCGGCGACGCCTATCTGCGCGCGCCGGAGGCAGAGGGGATCTTCGTCACGGGCGACACGGTCAAGGTCGCGACCGACGATCAGGGCAATTTCAACGTCATGTCCTGCCAGCACGCCATGAGCCTCGGGCGAGTCGCGGGATACAACGCCGCCGCCGAACTCGTGGGCTTGCCCCTCCACCCTTACAGCCAGCCGAAATATGTGACCTGCCTCGATCTTGGCCCCTGGGGGGCGCTCTATACGGAAGGCTGGGACCGGCAAGTGCGGTTCACGCGGGCGGACGGCAAGAAGATCAAGCAGGATATCAACACAGTCTGGATCTACCCGCCAAAGCCCGATCGGGATACAGTTTTCGCGATTGCAAACCCAGATTATGTCATCGTCCCCTGA